The genomic stretch ctctttttaattaaatcaaatggATAGATTGCAGTTTTAGCCACAAAACCAGCTATACAGCCAGCTATGATGTTTGCCACCAAAGAGGATTCAATCACAGAATGCATATTTGCTTGTCTTTGgaaaaaaggtattttattaaatacagtgTCTGTTAAAAATCTGTATACTGCAAACTGTATGCCAGCATGTGGTGCTATCTGACCCAGTGTGGGGGATAAGCCTTTGTACAAGGCTGCTACTCCTTCAGTTCTTACCATAGACGTGATTGCGTGGGTGAACCCTTTGTATGCCTTTTTCGTCTTCTGTTCAGCAATTAACCTGGTTCTGACGGTGTCGAATGGGAATGATGCAACGGTACCGACGGCTGCAGCCACACCGCCATTGGAAAAGTTTATCCAGTGTCTGTGTGTGTGATAAAACTGTTGATCAGCATTCTGGCATACTTGCGTAAGCTGTTCAAACACGGAGAATTGTAAGACTCCGTATGCTATTGATAGATACTGCGCTGGTACGTGACCACTCCACAATGTCAATATACCTTCCTCCTTCACAATAGAAGACACTGCTTGCAGTATAGAGCTGTATTTAGAACCATTTCGAATAGGTTCAAGTTGTAGTTGAAATCGTATTTTTAGAACGTCCAGGGGTTGTGCTACGGCTCTTGTAATGGCTCCCGCCATACCACCCGCAACCGCGGATTCATAAAGCGAAGTTTTATTGTTAACAATTGATACCGAATGAAccattacaaataatattatatttaaccgTAACTCGGTTTGTATTTAGTGCAATAACCTCTCCAAAGCTCTCAATGTCAAATCAAACACTGTAATGACAGCTAAATGTCATTTTGACTTACATTGTTGCGTTCAAAATCATACTCGattcacattttataatgataTTTACTTTCAGTAACAAGCTTCACAGCTAGTTATTGTCATTGCTTTTTATCCGAATTCtagaatctaataaaataacgaTAATTAAGATGACTATTAAGGCGTTGAATCAAAAAGCTTAAATCgcattttaacaataaaattaaattcaacaaaaataaataattaaattaatctttattttttctatcatATGTTTAGCAACTCATTAGCATGTTCACCTCATCTGTTGTAATCCTATTTTCAACATCAAACGTCAATAATTTGACACAAATAGTGTTTTGGGCATgttgacacacgcacgccaatgacgtttgtTATCTTTTCTTAACGttctaaacacaaaataatcgATTAGAATATCGTCGCATTCATCGGTTATggataaattttaaataaattacctaacagttgtatttataccaaatttatTGAAAATCCGTACAGGCATTACATtcgtaaatctttttttattgtgactctttgtgttccaagcgtactaagaaacgcagaagTCGCGATAAACCAGGAAGATAagccttgggttttttaaattctttttatttcctaatttttatgcAACTTTATcagataataattaagtaaccaagggtcttattttcattgcataatattgattaatttacatttcttgtacattgatgaaattaagtggggcaggatctggcattgtcatttcaatttaacaacaaaattaaattcaacaaaaatgaacgaatctttattttttcttatatggCAACTCATTAGCATTTCTCATCTGCTGTAAACTTCAAAATATCAAACGTCAATAATTTGACACAAGTGTTTTGGGTTGTTGTCcattttgtgtatttttcttttctaaactaaaataatcgAAAATGTCGTCGCCTCTGGAAAATTTGGAAACCCAACTTGAAATGTTTATCGAAAACGTTAGGCAAATTCGTATCATCGTGAGTGATTTCCAGCCACAAGGCCAAAGTGTTTTGAACCAGAAGATGTAAGTTGCTTTCATACTTTCTTTTATTGCGTCTGAGCATTTATAGaagttaattaatactaattttatatttcagacAATCTCTTGTTACTGGTCTACAGGAGGTCGATAAGTTGAAGTCTCAGGTCCACGATATTCATGTTCCTACAGAAGTCTTTGAGTaagtatataaaacatatttcatttgTTTGCGACTTTACCATATTATTTCTCTCTTATTtgcttttattataagtattagtGTTGATCTACCGTAACAACATATagtaaaaatcatttaaaaaacagTAGTTAGGTTTTTAAGACCTAAAAAATAACATGTGCTCATAAAAATACCACATTCATGCTCAGTAAGTTTGTAAGTTTTTACAAGCTGATGCACAACTTCATTGAATAATATGGtgtaataacaaaacattttctctGGTTATGGTTAATGATATTACTTAGCCCTGCTACTTTTATCAATGGGCTAAGGAAAGTATTATACTGAATTCAAAATATcacttatttcaaaataaaaaaaaaaacacattagaAGCTTAATTTGCTTTAGTGTTTGACAAAAGTCATATttacaacataataaattattaatttatgaatataaagaaaacttaaCCACTGTCTTTTTTTTATCCATATGTTAAACACCATCTAAAGTATGAAGCAACAGCAATTACTTTTAGAGCAAATCTATCTTGATCTAAACTAAAGTTGTTATGAGAGTGTTGCAGCAAGTTTGCTAAGTTCAGCCTATTGGTTGCTGGCTGACTAGGCTGTATGCATGGTTTACTATAgcctaaacatttttttatcttgtaATATCATCATAacacttttttttcttcttattttcaGTTACATTGACCAAGGCCGCAATCCACAGCTGTACACAAAAGACTGCATAGACAAAGCTCTGGCCAAAAATGAAGAAGTCAAAGGCAAGATTGATTCCTACAAGCGCTTCAAGAGCCATCTATTGTCTGAGCTTTCAAAAACCTTCCCCAATGAAATAGCTAAATACAAAGCTATTAGGGGTGGGGAATAGAGAATAAGactaatttagttttagtatttagttaatttgtattttttaaataaactgttCAGGTCATATTTATTCTCTTGCTGCTGATAAatgagacataataaaaaaatatgttctgtCCCTTAGATCGACACTGAATGTTCAATaagaaagttaaattatttcaaattactttaaaaaaatatttctatgtaaaacATTATTGTTACTACTTGTTTGATTATTCTTCAAAGTAATGTGAAAGTATTGATTTCATAAACTGTGTTTTCTATAATATCTTTGTAAACAAGAGGtttttttactgaaattaaACAATCTGAAAAGTAGcttcattttgtatttatttgaacttaataatatttaattataatgaatgctATACTTACaaatgacataaaaaatatttaataataattcaaagcTGACCATagcaaaatattgaaatatgaataagtaataagatacataattttatagtaagttattgaaaattaagaatttatatGAGGAACATTGAAataattacacacatacataaaaggAAAAAATTACAGTATGAAGAAACACTTTTCTTCTAAAAAGCAGTTTcaaaatgtgaaattaaaaaattagtTACGAAGGCAAACATTTTAGGGCAAAAATTGAATACAATTAATTGGAGAGTAAGAAAAGGCCAGCACCTCCCTGGCTGGGATACCAGTTAAAACCGTTTATCATAAAAATCAGATTAATTTGATTCAATAAATAATggtcttattattaaaataggttAATACATTGATATTTATACAGGGCATGTTTTGGCATATAAAACATTTGTAAAAGATTAAGGTAAAAAGTTGATAGGTACAATACTAAATTATAACTATATCAGGGGTCTCTTCTCGGTTAGTCCGTGATTCTGAGTCACCTTCAAGTTCGTTTTGCATTTCGACTATTTCCATATTTTCCAATTCTGAATTTGAATTTCTAGCGTCCGCGAATTCTGTGTCGCTATCTTGTGCTGAAGGCTTGTCGGCCTGACTTAAATCGCCAGAAAATAGATCCCACATTTGATAAAATTCCCTTTTTACCGGTTCTACTAACTGTGGCTTACTAGTGATGTAGACGTAATTCCAATGGTCGGCTGTAAGGTCGTTTCCCCAGTCCAAAGTACCTGTCATGAGAACTTTGTCGTCGACTATGCAGAATTTGTGTTGCATCTTATATATTGGTTCCGTTACATTACACTTTATCTCTGCACCTGaagatcattaaaaataaattaggtaataaGAATTCTGAACTGGGTACAAgtatattaaaacttaaacaagAGTAGGTAGAAAAATTCAACTTACCAGCTTCAATAAgttcatttataaaaaagtctGTTGAATCATTATACCCAGAACGGTCAATTATGATACGAACTGTGATATTCTTCTTCTTTATCAATGCCACTAACCGACTTTGAATGGCGGGATTGTGTATGCTTGGCATGCAGACGTTAACACTTTTCTTAGCTGCTTCTACGTAGCTGATCaacttatcaaaataattataggcATTTAGTTGAAGTTTGCAGAATACCATTACTTCGTTAATTTCGACAGCATTGCGGCTTTTGTAGTAGTAGGCCGCTGCAGACACAGCACAAGTGATAGCAATCGCCGCAGCCGACGACAGGATACGaggatttaaaaacattttaagtgATTTCAAACATAAATGATACTTTATTGGCACGTTGGTAGACCAATccaataattttatatctttaaataaaattatgaggcCAAACTACGCTGTCACCATCACTTTCCGGTAAAAAGCTGCATATATCACGTCTACCCTCAGCTTGTTTGAAACGAAAATTACCCACAGTTTCAGAGTTATGGtaattgaactttaaaaaatattttaagcattACATTTGACATGTTTTTTAATTgcttaataatgtattattaattaaaatagctaTGAAGGATGGCTCATCTACAAGTAGAATAGTTTGCTAAAAAGACAcagcattaaaaataaaaaagatattttcaGCTGTCACTGtcatttatcaaaaataaaaagggCTGCCTGGAAGGCGCGAATATTGACATTTATGTTGACGATTTTGTTTTGCAATCCGCACTcgtattatactttattttattttatgagtaaaATTGACTAAAATATGCtgtaaatctattttatctacaatCATGGGTATTACGGGTTTATTATCGTTGGTAGAAAAGGCCTCGAGGCCGGCTAATATTAATGAATTTAGTGGTTGTACAGTGGCTATTGATTCTTATTGTTGGCTTCATAAAGGCACATATTCTTGTGCTGATAAATTAATCCGAGGAGAGCAAACTGATATGTAAGttctattttatgtaaattaattattattacctgcctttatttacaaaacacagAATGTATTAACCTCTAGGTGAAAGCGTAAATCGTAAATGAAGCGTGTCGCTGTGTAGCTttaaatggagaagaacgagcaagaaactccataattacaaaaaataatatttctcttactattttatttacttactcttatattttatgtaattatactcaatatttatttaagtgtggtACTTATCTTTCCAGGCACATAAGATACTGTATGAAATATGTGACAATGCTGTTATCGAATAATATTAAACCTATACTAGTATTTGATGGGAGACATCTCCCTGCTAAAGCTATGACAGAATCTAAGAGAAGAgagtaagtaattattttaacataaactgttgatttcttttttgtatcaTTATTGCATACTTTTGGAGAGACTTAAGACCATAAACTATATGGTGTTTCAATAGTTTGGTAAATGTTATTCTTATTACTTTTTAGATCTCGTGACACATCAAAGAAAAGAGCAGCTGAACTTTTGAAGCTTGGGCAGGTGAGTTCATAGAAGAAAACACCcattttagttaataaactCTTGACTACCACTATGTGAGacactaaagaaaatatttagaatCTTGTATTTATTAccctataaaatatacaaatattgaaACCAGACCTACAAGTTGGACAGACAACCTGATTTAGGTCACAGGGAGCTGCTGGATGCAGTTAGCTTCCAACTGTCTTATCTGGTGGTCattgggagaggcctatgttcagcagtggacttcttgtggctgatatgatgattattatttaatgcatAAGTTACAACAGTATACAACCAATTAAagtaacttacatacataacttaaacataaaacataattaaacaggaattaacagcattcataagttccCCTCGCAGAACTACAGGCATTCCGATAAAATCTCCTTCCATCCATCCACAAACAATCATTTATTAAATAGACGATgataatcgaaataattaaatcttATATTCCAGACTGAAGAAGCTCGTAAATATATGAGGCGTGGTGTGGACATCACACACTCTATGGCACTGAGTCTCATCCAAGAGTGCAGGAAACGCAATGTAGACTGTATAGTGGCACCGTATGAGGCTGATGCACAACTAGCATACTTGAATATCAAGAATATAGCGCACATAGTCATTACTGAAGACTCTGATCTCATTTTGTTTGGGTGTACTAAGGTGAGtggaataaagaaataaaaataatttattaagtattcGGCATCCAAAATTAATACTTTGAAACattaaccttagtacgagtttactttacatttaaaataacgaAACGAAATCTCGTTCCGCACTATAATCGGTTGATTCATTCAAGCTGGCCAATCACAGCACTGAACACACTCTtgtttcgataactttaaacgtaaaacaaacacgtactaagggtacagctaTACTCTATACAacatattttaagtatatttcatttattcttttttttatttgtccaaCCTATGGAACTTCTAATTGAAAATTAACATCcttttcagatattttttaaaatgtccACGGAAGGTGCGGGTATACTAGTAGACACAGCAAAGCTACCTCTTGTAATGAATTGTCCAATAGAGAGATATTCCTTTGACAAGTTCAGGCAAATGTGCATTATGTCTGGCTGTGACTATCTGGCATCCCTGCCAGGCATCGGGCTAGCGAAAGCGAAGAAGTTTGTCAGTGCTACACAGGATCCTAATTTTGCTAATGTgagttttaatgatattaattagtTACTAATTTACCATCTGCAGCTTCGGCCGTTtgataaaatatcatattaaattatacacTTAAATATCTGAGCTGCGGGTTAcatagcaggttaccggggcagAGGCTCGAAGAGCCGGGTaagaatagggtggtttttagtcagtaagagttgtgacactccttctcgcctcacttaaggctggagaaaaaaaaaatcttatcaaagttatatatctaatattacattacttttTGAGTTTATAACATTCATATAGACTTATTTATAATAGCTATGTTACAAAATTGttcaatattaatgtatttcCTATTCTTCCAAACAGGCACTT from Spodoptera frugiperda isolate SF20-4 chromosome 4, AGI-APGP_CSIRO_Sfru_2.0, whole genome shotgun sequence encodes the following:
- the LOC118272594 gene encoding mitochondrial cardiolipin hydrolase, whose amino-acid sequence is MFLNPRILSSAAAIAITCAVSAAAYYYKSRNAVEINEVMVFCKLQLNAYNYFDKLISYVEAAKKSVNVCMPSIHNPAIQSRLVALIKKKNITVRIIIDRSGYNDSTDFFINELIEAGAEIKCNVTEPIYKMQHKFCIVDDKVLMTGTLDWGNDLTADHWNYVYITSKPQLVEPVKREFYQMWDLFSGDLSQADKPSAQDSDTEFADARNSNSELENMEIVEMQNELEGDSESRTNREETPDIVII
- the LOC118272525 gene encoding mediator of RNA polymerase II transcription subunit 10 — translated: MSSPLENLETQLEMFIENVRQIRIIVSDFQPQGQSVLNQKIQSLVTGLQEVDKLKSQVHDIHVPTEVFDYIDQGRNPQLYTKDCIDKALAKNEEVKGKIDSYKRFKSHLLSELSKTFPNEIAKYKAIRGGE
- the LOC118272502 gene encoding mitochondrial thiamine pyrophosphate carrier, producing the protein MVHSVSIVNNKTSLYESAVAGGMAGAITRAVAQPLDVLKIRFQLQLEPIRNGSKYSSILQAVSSIVKEEGILTLWSGHVPAQYLSIAYGVLQFSVFEQLTQVCQNADQQFYHTHRHWINFSNGGVAAAVGTVASFPFDTVRTRLIAEQKTKKAYKGFTHAITSMVRTEGVAALYKGLSPTLGQIAPHAGIQFAVYRFLTDTVFNKIPFFQRQANMHSVIESSLVANIIAGCIAGFVAKTAIYPFDLIKKRLQIQGFQQYRQSFGKQMYCNGLLDCLKLTITMEGFLALYKGYGPSMLKAVLVTAMHFTVYDEIKHMFLKLKS